The Gordonia mangrovi genome includes the window GTGTGCGGGAGTTCCACGCCCACAACCTCCACCGCAACCGCGAGTGGCCGTGGGCGATGACGGCAACCTCCACCCACGACACGAAACGCGGCGAAGATGTGCGCGCCCGCATCGCGGTGCTGTCCCAGGTACCCGAACGCTGGTCGATGGTGGTCGACACGCTTTGGCGATCGACTCCGCCGCCCGACGATCTCACCGGATACTTTCTGCTGCAGAACATCATCGGGGTATGGCCCGTCGACGGCTCCGTGGACGACACTTTGCGTACCCGCATCACCGAGTACGCGACCAAGGCGGCCCGGGAATCCGGGCTGCGTACCACCTGGACCGAGGTCGACGACGACTTCGAATCCGCACTCGCCGCCTGGATCGCCGCGATCACCACCGGCGAAGCGGCACAGAAGATCTCGGCGCTGGTCGCCGAGATCGCCGCGAGCTGGCGGACGGAGGCGTTGGGCCGCAAGCTGATCGCACTGCTCGGACCCGGCGTCGGGGACATCTATCAGGGCACTCAGTGGTGGGACGACTCACTGGTGGACCCGGACAATCGCCGTCCGGTCGATCACGACCGACCGACGGAACATCCGAAGGCTCAGTTGATCCGGGCGGCGCTGGGGGTCCGCACCCGCCATGCCGCAGCGTTCGGCGCCGGTAGCGACTACACCCCGCTCCATGCCGACGGACGGGGAGCCGACCACGTGATCGCTTTCGCGCGCGGTGCCGGAGGTCGCGCCGAGGTGGTCGTGGTCGCGACCCGTCTCACCCACAGCCTGTCCGAGGCAGGCGGCAAGACGACAAACCTCACCCTTCCCGCCGGCAGGTGGCTCGACGCGCTCGCGCCCGACCACGAGATCGCCGGCGCCGAACCCGTCGCGCTGTCCGAGATCACCGCATTCCACGGCGTCGGGCTGCTGGCCCGAGCCGACTGAATCCCCGGCCCCCGCTCCGGTCGACGCGACGTCAGCCGCCTGGGGCGGGCGAGGGGGCCGGTGCCGCCGGTTCCTGCGGCGTGCCGTTCGCGCCGCCCTGCTCCTCGCCGATACCGGCCTGCGCGCCACTGAGTTCGGAGACCAGCCATCGACCGTCCTCCTCGCGGAGATCGAGCCACAACAGCATCAGACTCTTGCCGCCCTCGGGCGCGATCGCACTTTTCCCGCTGACCTCCATCAGCACCGCCGTGCGAGCGGAGTCGGTGTCGAAGGTCTCCACCGACACCGACTTCACCGTCGACTGGGCATCCTGCAGGTTGAGTTGCTCGACGGCCTCGGCGGTGTCGGACTGTTGCTGTTCGAGATGCTCACGGAACTCACCGGTCGACAACGGGCCGAGCAGCTCTTTCATGCTGCCGACGCCGTCCTTGGTCATCGTGCCGACGAGCTTCGTCACGAACTCCTCGGAGGCGGCCTTGCTGGCGTCGAACGCGTCGAGTCGCTGCCGCTCCTGGTAGTAGCCCCAGCCGAGCAGGGCCACCCCCACGACGGCCGCTATCGCCACCACGGCCGCGAGCACCTTCGTCAGGCCCGCAGTGGTGAAGGTGAGCGAGATCTGACGGGGTTGCGACGACTTCTGACCCGACGAACCGGACACTGCCGCGCCGGACACTGCCGCGCCGGGCGCGGTGTCGGTCTCCGGGCTCTCGCGGCGCGCCGGGTCCGACGAACCCGAACCGGCCGAGCGATTGCGGGCCGCCTTGGTCCGCGGTCGTGGGGTGGGCGCAGCGGCCTCGGCATCACCGGAATCGGTATCCGGCGCGGTCGCCCCGGTGGTGTCCTCTCCGGTGGTGTTCTCAGCGTCGTCGGTCGGCTTGTCCTGCTCGGTCATCCCTACTCTTCACGTCATTTGTCGAGCGGCACGGTCCGCGCGTTCGGATCGAAATTCGGCGGCGGACCGGCGGTGTCGTCACCAGGTGGGCGCGGCGCATTCGCCGAGCCACGGATCTGCTGATTCGGATCTTCAGTGACACAGTACAGATTGGTCGGGACGCTGAGTTCCAGGATCTTGGTCGGGCGCACCGGCGTCACTGCGTAGTTGCAGCTGGGCCGCGGATAAACCGAACCGAACGCCCACCATGCACCGTCGTGGAACATGCTCAGACTCTTGACACTGGCGTCCCGGATCGACGGCAGTAGATTGGCGATCGCCGGCGCGCGTAAGGCGCCCTGGCGCGCGATGTCGACCAACTGCTGCATGACATCGGTGATCGGGTCGCGGATCTGGTTCATCGAACCGGTCAGACTCGTCAGCTGCGTCGGCCCCCGATCGAGCAACAACCGCAACTCCTTGTCGGCGGCCACGGCGGCGTTGACGATCGTGCTCATCGAGTCGACCGTGGTACCCAGGTCGGGCTGGATGTCGGCAGTCGTCTTCAGGATGGTGCCGGTGTCCGAGATCAGTTTCGTGGTCTGCGGCAGCACCCGGGCCAGGTCGGCGAAGATCGTTCCGCCGGAGACGAACAGCGACTGGAGGACGTTGTCACCGGTCCCGTCCGCCCCGAGCCCGACCTCCAGGTTGTCGATCGCCGACCGCAACTCCACCGGGTCGATCTGATCGACGACGTTCAGCGTCAACTCGAGGGTCTGCGGGAACGGGGCGGTGACACGGGTCTGATTGATGTCGATCTCATCACCGTTCACGAAGTACGGGCCGTCGGCGGTGGCCGGCTGGAAGTCCACGTACTGCTCACCGGCAGCGGACAGGCCGAGCGCGGCCACCACGGCGTTGCGATTGATCTGCACGTCCTCGGCGATCTCCACCGTGACGTCCACCGATTCGGGCTGCACGCGGATCTGTTGCACGTCACCGATCCGGGCTCCGCGCAGCGTGACCCCCGAGGTCTCCTGCAATCCGCCGGAGTTCGGGAAATGCACGGTCAGCTGGTAGGTGCCCCGGAACGGGTCCCAGCGCAACGCACCGAACGACAGATATGCCAGACCCACCAGCATCACCAGGATCAAGCCGATGTTGCCGACCACGATCGAGTGTTTGCGCACCCAGGTGATCGGACCGGTCACCGCGCTCATCCGCAGCACCCCTTCGTTCCGCTCAGACGTGCCAACAATCGGGTCAGCGTCTGCTGCAACGACTCCGACGCCGAGTCGACGTCTTCGAGTTCGGGCAGCCGCGTTGCCGCGTCGAATCCCACACCAGGGTTGAGGTAGTACACCTTCGACGACAACGCCGCCGCACTGCCCGGCGTGGCCTGCACCCATTTCGGGGTGAGGACGGCCAGGTTGTCGGCGAGCGGGCCGAGTGTCTTGGCACCTTCGCGCAGACCGGCCAGCGCCGTGTTCAGATTCGCCAACAACTCGACGAGGTTGTCGCCGTCGGAGTTCAGGAAGTCGTTGGTCGCCGCGGTGACCTGATTGGTCTTGTCCAGGGTGGTCAGGATCTGGCCGATCTGGCCGTTCACCGCGTCCACGGCCGGCCCGAGTTTGTTGATCGATGCCATGATCTGGGCGCGACCGGCCGCGAGCTGACCGGTCAGCACCTGGGTGGCGCGCATCGATTCGTCGACGCGGGCCGCATTCTCGTTGAATTTGGTGATCGCCGTGGTGAGTTCCTCGATCGACCCCGACAGCGCGTCCGGGTTCGGCGAGACCGCGTAGCTCAGTTCGGTGAGGATCACCGTCAGCGAGTTGAGGGAGCCGCTGTCGACGACGCCCGCGGTGCTGACCAGCAGGTCTTCGACGGTCGCCGCCGCCGACGTGGGGCCGGTGAGCGTGTCCCCGTCGCCGAGATAGCCCTCCGGTGTCCCCGGCGGCGGCAGCAACGCGACGAACACGTCGCCGAGCGGGGTGGCCTGCCGTAGTTCGGCGCCGGTACCGACCGGAAGTTGCGTCGCGGCGCCGACCTGCATGGTGACGATCGCGGTGTAGTTCTCCGCCTCGATCTCCGACACCTGCCCCACGTTCATGCCGTTGAGTTTCACCTTCGCTCGGGTCGGCAGATTCAGCGCATTGTCGAAATCGGCGGTCAGCTCGATCGAATCGCCGATCCCGCCGGGTGCGGGTAGCGGGATCTGCTCGACGGTGAGACCCGGCACCACGCCGCATCCCGACATCGCCAGCATCGCGGCGGCGGTGACCGCCACCACCCAACGACGGCCGGGTCGCCGCCGGCGACGCGCACCGCGCACGGCCCGGTAGGGGCGCACCTGCTCGCGGCCGGTCATTTCGTCAGCTCCAGCATCGCCGAGAACACCCCGAGGTCGGGACCGAAGTCCTTGAGTTGACCGGTACGGCAACCGTTCTTCTGCAGGTTGATCGCCTGGCAGAACGTGGAGACCAACTCGGTGTCGATCAGCGACTTGTCGAGCAGAACCTGCGCGCGCCACGCCCCCTGCTCGGCCGAGACCGAGTTGCTGAGGTTCTGGAACAACAGCGGCGCGAGGTCGATGGTCTCGACCACCTGCCGGGAGAAGTCGCTCAGGTTGGCGGTCAGCGCGGCGAGCCGGCCCGTCGACGAACTGATCGTGCCGGAGTTGTTCTGCAGGAAGACCGACGTGTTCTCCAGCACGGCGTTGACGTCGGCCAAGGTGGCCTGGAGCCCGGGCGCTTGTCTGCGTAGCATGACCGCCACGTCATTGATGGAGTTGGAGAACGCGGTCATCTTCGGATAGTTGTCCACCAGCGTCGTGGTGAGCGCCTGGACCGTCCGGATGATGTCGACGAGTGCATCCCCGTTGCCCGAGGCCACCTCGGCGGCCTGGCCGAGCTCGTCGAGGGCCACCCGCATCCGCTCGCCGTTGCCGCTGGTGATACCCGAGGTGATGTCGATCATGTCGGCGATCGGTCCCTCCCCCGGCGCGTCACCTGACAGCGATGCCATCAGTCGGTCGATCGAATCGAACAACTCACCCACCGACACCGGACTCTTGGTTTCGGCGATGACCCCTCCGTCGGTGAGCTCGGGCCCCTCGGTGTAGGCCGGCGACAGCTCGATGTGCCGCGTCGTCACGATGGAGGTGTTCACGATGGCCGCGGTCGCATCTGCGGGCACGGGAACATCCTTGTCGACGGTGAAGGTCACCTTCACCCGACTGCCCTGTTCCTGCACCGATGTCACCTGGCCCACCGGCATACCCAGCACAGCGACGTCGTTGCCTTCGTAGAGGCCGGACACGTCATCGAAGTACGCGACGGCCTCGATCGCCGATCCGAATGCGGCGTTCCAGGACGCCGGGATCAGCGAACACCCCGACAACCCGAGCACGGCGAACAACGAGACGCCGGTGAGCGCCAGCGAACGGCGCATTCTGTGGCCTCTCAGCATCCGTCCACCACCCGCGCCGCACACAGCCAGTTGTCCGGGAAGATGCCCCACGGCAGATATCCGTTCGCGTAGGGCCCGTCACCCATGGTGTTGTTGGTGACGCGAGCTGTCACCGGCAGGATCTCCAGCATCTTGCGGAGGTTCTCGCGGTTCTTCTCCAGCCCCTGCGTCATCGTGTTGAGGTTGGCCATGATCGGCGCGAACTGATTGCCGTTCTCCTGCGCCACCGCGCGTGCCTGCTCGGTGAGCTCGGCGATTCCGTCGAGCATCCGGGTCACCAATGCCTCACGCGCAGCGATCTTCTCGGCCAACTGCTGGCCCTGTCCGACGATGATCGACAACTGTGCCTGGCTGTCGTCGACGATCGCGGTCACCTTCTCGGTGTCGGCGACCAACTGATTGATCTGGTCGCGACGGTTCGTGATGATCTTCGACATCGCCGTCAGGGAGTCGAGAGTCGGTTTGGTCACCGCCGGCGCTCCCGCCAATTGCCGGTTCAGCGTCCGGATGCTTTCGGACAGTTCCACATCGTCGATGCCGGCGATGATCGGTGTCCCCTCCTCGATCGTCTGCTGCAGGTCATAGGGCACCCGGGTATCGGTGATCCGGTCACCGTCGAGGAGCTCGGGTGAATCACCCAGCGACACATCGACGTAGCGTTGTCCGAGCAGTGTCGACATCTTGATTTCCGCCGATCCGTTGGCGGTGACGTCGACGTCGCGATCCACCTTCATCGTGACATCGACCTGATTGCCGGCGAGTTCGGTGTCACTGACCTCGCCGACGTCGATACCCGCCACCCGAACCTTGTCCCCGGGACGAATCCCGCCGGCCTGGGCGAACTCGCCCACGTAGGTCTTCTGGCCGAGGTGGGCCTGCGCGAGCCCCACCACCCCGAGGATCAACAACACGATCACCACAGCGCCGATCGCCCCGTACCACATGCGCCGGTTCTCACCGAAATGGTTGCGCCACCTACTCATCGGCACACCTCCGAGTGTTGGGTCCCGCCGATCTTGTTGATGATCCCCGGAGGGAACAGAACGTCACCGATGGCGATGTCGAGATCGCAGGCGTAGATGTTCAGATATGCGCCCTGTCCCTGCACGAGCGGGAAATGGCCGAGGAAGATCGGCAACTGACGAGCCATGTTGTCGAGTTTCGCGCCGTTGCTGATGAGCGTGTCGGTGGCGGCGCGCGCGTTGCTCGCGGCGGCAGACAACGACGAGCGGCTCTGCGCCAGCACATCCCCGAAACCGGTTGCGGTCTCCCCGATCTGCGACACAGACTGACCGAAAGCGGCCGAGTTGGTGTTGAGGTTCTCGATGAGTGTGCCGATGCTGTCGATCACCGTGCTCACCTGGTTCCCCTGCAACGAGAGATCACGCATCACACCGCTGAGGTTGTCGATGATCGCGCCGATCACCGCGTCGCGGTTGGCCATGTCTTCGGCCACCTTCCCGACTTCGGCAACGGTGTAGCTCAACGAGACGGCATTTCCCTGGAAGGCCTGGACCAGGCCCTCCGACAGTGCATTCACCTGGTCGGGATCGAGCGTCTCGAAGACGGGCTGGAAACCGGCGAGCAGTTTGGTGACGTCGAAAGAATCCTCCGACGGTTGCTGCAGGGTCGCACCGGGGGCCAACGGTGTGCTGGGCTCGTCGGGCACCAGGGTCAGCGACACATACCGTTGGCCGATCAGGTTCTGATATCGGATGGCAGCCTTGGTGTTGGTGAACACCGTCTGGTCGGTCTGCACCTCGAAGGTGACGCGGGCACGCCCGTCGTCCAACGAGAGGCCGGACACCCGACCGACCCGGACCCCCGCCATGCGGACATCGTCGCCGGAGGCCAGCCCGGATGCGTCGTTGAAATAGGTGGTGTACGACTCGGTCTCTCCCGGTAGCGCTCGTTCGAGGGTGGAATAGATGATGTAGGTCAACAGCACCGCGATGACTGCGAAGATCGAGAAACCGATGAGCGGCTTGCGGATACTGGATTGGCCGTGACTCATCGGTCGCCTCCCTCGCCCTGGTCGGATTCACCCCGGTCGGATTCACCCTGCCCAGCTCCGCCCGGCTCGATGGTCGAGGACTGCACGAGGGGCCCGAGCATCAAGGTGTCGGCGGTGGTCGGTTGGCGCTTCAACGCCTCGGCCAGGGTCAGGTTGTCCGACGAGGTGCTCACCGCGCCGAAGGTCTGGGCGGCGCGGCGCATCCCGTCGGAGGGATAGATCAGCAATGGTCCCGAACTCGTCGGTCCGGTACCGGTGCCCGGGCCCACACAGTTCGGTCCCCGCATGGTGCCGTACTTGCCCGCGTTGTAGACCGGGCAGTTCTGCCGGGTGTAGCGCTGGAAGGCACCGAAGTTCACGCCGATGTTGAGCTGGGGATGACCGTTGACACCGGTGAATACGGTCAGCACCCGCGCGGCGAGGTTGTTGAGTGCCTCGAGGCCCTGCGGGAGCGACTCCGGCTCCAGCACGGCGGCGCCGATGGTGCGGTTGAGATCGCGGACGACCGTCTTGCCACTGTCCCCGTTGGCGGCGAACAGCGCCTGTGTCTCGTCGAGCAGGCCCTGACCTGCCGAGAGCATCGCAGTGAGGTCCTGCTGCTTCTCGGCGATGGTCATCGCCGGGATGACGCTGCGACCCAGGGTGTCCAACAATTCCGGCGTCGACTCCGACAGTCCGCGTACTGCGTTGTCGAAGTTGTCGAATCCGCCGGGGGCACCGGGCGGGAACTGGGCGTTGATGGTCTTCCAGTAGTTGTCGAGCAGCGGCACGAACGCACCGAAGATCGCACCGCCGCCCTCGAGGGCATCGGCGATGACCCCGAGTACCGACGCGAGATCCTCCGGCGGCACCGCGCGCAGCAAGATACGCAGTTCGTTCTGTGCGTCCTGGAGTTTCAGCGTGGGCAGCGATTCATCGGCGGGGATGACATCTCCGGACGTCAGGTGCTCGGAACTCACCTCGGCCGGACGCACCAACTGCACCGAGTTGACGCCGAACAGGTTGGCCGGCACCGTGCGCGCCGTGACGTTGGCGGGAATACCCTCGGCCTGGGCGGGGTCGATGTCGATGTCGACATTCTTGTACTGGAGGTTGCCCGGGCCGACCTCGTCGCTGAGTTCGATCGATTTCACCGATCCGACGATCAGCCCGTTGTAGCGGACGTCGGCCTGGGTGATCAGTCCGTCGCCGACGTCGGTGAGTTTCGCGGTGACCGGAACGGTGGAGGTGAACACACCCTGATACCGCATGAACAGCAGCGTGAACAGGATCAGCAGCGCCACCAGAAACGCGACTCCGCGCAGGATGTACTGCACCAGCGAGGGATTGCGGCCATCGGTGTCGATTTGCATCGGTCCCCCTACCCCGAGATCTTGATTCCGGGCGACGTGCCCCAGAACACCAGCGTCATGACCAGATTGGCGAAGACGATCACGATGATCGCCATCCGAATCGCGTGACCTGCCGCCACCCCCACTCCTTCTGGACCACCGGATGCGAAGTAGCCGTAGTAGCACTGGATGAACGTCGTCAACAGCACGAACACGATCACCTTGACGAACGAGAACGCCATGTCCCCGGAGACCAGGAACTGGTTGAAATAGTAGGTGTAGGTGCCCGAACCCTGACCGCTCTGCAACTGGAACATCAGCTGGCAGGCGATGTAGTTGGCGGCCAGCGAGACCGCGTACAGCGGTACGATGGCCAGCACGGCCGCCGACATGCGGGTGGTGACGAGGTAGGGCAACGGGCGGATCGCGATGGACTCCAGCGCGTCGATTTCCTCACTGATCCGCATCGATCCGAGCTGCGCGGTGAACCGGCAGCCGGATTGTGCGGTGAACGCGGTCGCCGCCAGCAGCGGAGCGATCTCGCGGGTGGTGGCGAAAGCCGAGAGTCCGCCGGTCACCGGCCCCATTCCCAGCAGGTTCAGCGCAGTGTAGCCCTCGATGCCGACGGTCGCACCACCCATGACGCCCAGGATGACCATGACCCCGACCGTGCCGCCACCCACGATGATCGCGCCGTTACCCCACGCGACGTCGGACAGCAGCCGCCACACCTCTTTGCGGTAGTGGGTGAATGCGATGGGCACCGCGCCGATGGACTTGACCAGGAACGTGATCAGATGCCCCATGGCGGCCAGTGCGCTGCGCGGACCGCGGTAGATCGCCTTGGCCGCCTCCAGCGGCCGTAGCGCCGGCGGGACGTACCGTGATGCCGTCACGTCACACCACCTTCGCCGGGAAGAGCATCGCGAACAGCTGCGTGAGCACCACGTTGACGGTGAACAGCAACAGCACCGAGTTGACCACCGCGGCATTCACCGAGTTGGCCACACCCGCCGGCCCACCCTTCGTGGTGAGGCCGCGATCGCACGCCACCACCGCGACGATGGCACCGAAGATCACGGCCTTGGCTATCGCGAACACGAGATCGGACACCGAGGCGAAGGCCGCGAATGTCCCGGTGTAACTGCCTGGTGTACCTCCCTGAAAGTAGACGTTGAAGACGTAGCCGGTGATGAAGCCGACGAAGCAGACGAACCCGCACAGCAGAAAACTGACCACCATCGTGGCGAGCAGTCGCGGCGAGATGAGGCGCTGGATGGGATTGACGCCCATCACGCGCATCGCATCGATCTCGTCGCGGATGGTGCGCGATCCCAGGTCGGCCGCGATGGCCGAACCCACCGCGCCGGCGAGCAACAGCGAGGTCACCAGCGGTGCACCCTGCCGGATCACACCGAGACCGGTGGCGGCGCCGGAGAACGACGTAGCGCCGATCTGCCCGGCGATGTTGGACACCTGGATCGACACGATCACACCGATCGGAATCGCGACCAGGAGGGTCGGAAACACCGAGGTGCTCGACATGAAGGCACACTGCCGGATGAACTCACCGAACGGGAACCGCCGCTTGACGATGTCCACGATCAGGACCCGGAACACCTCCACGAACATGCCCATCTGCCGCCCGAAGGTGTCGAAGGACGCCAGGACGTGTTCGCGGAACCATTTCCGCGTTCCCCCCACGCGCGCACGTGCACCCTCGTCATTCGAGGTCACTGCGTCAGTAGTCACTCCCCTGCCCCTGCTGTCGGCTGCTTCCGTAGAAGGCTCGTCGTATCACATATATGTCGTG containing:
- a CDS encoding MlaD family protein, with product MSAVTGPITWVRKHSIVVGNIGLILVMLVGLAYLSFGALRWDPFRGTYQLTVHFPNSGGLQETSGVTLRGARIGDVQQIRVQPESVDVTVEIAEDVQINRNAVVAALGLSAAGEQYVDFQPATADGPYFVNGDEIDINQTRVTAPFPQTLELTLNVVDQIDPVELRSAIDNLEVGLGADGTGDNVLQSLFVSGGTIFADLARVLPQTTKLISDTGTILKTTADIQPDLGTTVDSMSTIVNAAVAADKELRLLLDRGPTQLTSLTGSMNQIRDPITDVMQQLVDIARQGALRAPAIANLLPSIRDASVKSLSMFHDGAWWAFGSVYPRPSCNYAVTPVRPTKILELSVPTNLYCVTEDPNQQIRGSANAPRPPGDDTAGPPPNFDPNARTVPLDK
- a CDS encoding MlaD family protein, whose product is MTGREQVRPYRAVRGARRRRRPGRRWVVAVTAAAMLAMSGCGVVPGLTVEQIPLPAPGGIGDSIELTADFDNALNLPTRAKVKLNGMNVGQVSEIEAENYTAIVTMQVGAATQLPVGTGAELRQATPLGDVFVALLPPPGTPEGYLGDGDTLTGPTSAAATVEDLLVSTAGVVDSGSLNSLTVILTELSYAVSPNPDALSGSIEELTTAITKFNENAARVDESMRATQVLTGQLAAGRAQIMASINKLGPAVDAVNGQIGQILTTLDKTNQVTAATNDFLNSDGDNLVELLANLNTALAGLREGAKTLGPLADNLAVLTPKWVQATPGSAAALSSKVYYLNPGVGFDAATRLPELEDVDSASESLQQTLTRLLARLSGTKGCCG
- a CDS encoding MCE family protein, whose product is MLRGHRMRRSLALTGVSLFAVLGLSGCSLIPASWNAAFGSAIEAVAYFDDVSGLYEGNDVAVLGMPVGQVTSVQEQGSRVKVTFTVDKDVPVPADATAAIVNTSIVTTRHIELSPAYTEGPELTDGGVIAETKSPVSVGELFDSIDRLMASLSGDAPGEGPIADMIDITSGITSGNGERMRVALDELGQAAEVASGNGDALVDIIRTVQALTTTLVDNYPKMTAFSNSINDVAVMLRRQAPGLQATLADVNAVLENTSVFLQNNSGTISSSTGRLAALTANLSDFSRQVVETIDLAPLLFQNLSNSVSAEQGAWRAQVLLDKSLIDTELVSTFCQAINLQKNGCRTGQLKDFGPDLGVFSAMLELTK
- a CDS encoding MCE family protein — encoded protein: MSRWRNHFGENRRMWYGAIGAVVIVLLILGVVGLAQAHLGQKTYVGEFAQAGGIRPGDKVRVAGIDVGEVSDTELAGNQVDVTMKVDRDVDVTANGSAEIKMSTLLGQRYVDVSLGDSPELLDGDRITDTRVPYDLQQTIEEGTPIIAGIDDVELSESIRTLNRQLAGAPAVTKPTLDSLTAMSKIITNRRDQINQLVADTEKVTAIVDDSQAQLSIIVGQGQQLAEKIAAREALVTRMLDGIAELTEQARAVAQENGNQFAPIMANLNTMTQGLEKNRENLRKMLEILPVTARVTNNTMGDGPYANGYLPWGIFPDNWLCAARVVDGC
- a CDS encoding MCE family protein; translated protein: MSHGQSSIRKPLIGFSIFAVIAVLLTYIIYSTLERALPGETESYTTYFNDASGLASGDDVRMAGVRVGRVSGLSLDDGRARVTFEVQTDQTVFTNTKAAIRYQNLIGQRYVSLTLVPDEPSTPLAPGATLQQPSEDSFDVTKLLAGFQPVFETLDPDQVNALSEGLVQAFQGNAVSLSYTVAEVGKVAEDMANRDAVIGAIIDNLSGVMRDLSLQGNQVSTVIDSIGTLIENLNTNSAAFGQSVSQIGETATGFGDVLAQSRSSLSAAASNARAATDTLISNGAKLDNMARQLPIFLGHFPLVQGQGAYLNIYACDLDIAIGDVLFPPGIINKIGGTQHSEVCR
- a CDS encoding MlaD family protein yields the protein MQIDTDGRNPSLVQYILRGVAFLVALLILFTLLFMRYQGVFTSTVPVTAKLTDVGDGLITQADVRYNGLIVGSVKSIELSDEVGPGNLQYKNVDIDIDPAQAEGIPANVTARTVPANLFGVNSVQLVRPAEVSSEHLTSGDVIPADESLPTLKLQDAQNELRILLRAVPPEDLASVLGVIADALEGGGAIFGAFVPLLDNYWKTINAQFPPGAPGGFDNFDNAVRGLSESTPELLDTLGRSVIPAMTIAEKQQDLTAMLSAGQGLLDETQALFAANGDSGKTVVRDLNRTIGAAVLEPESLPQGLEALNNLAARVLTVFTGVNGHPQLNIGVNFGAFQRYTRQNCPVYNAGKYGTMRGPNCVGPGTGTGPTSSGPLLIYPSDGMRRAAQTFGAVSTSSDNLTLAEALKRQPTTADTLMLGPLVQSSTIEPGGAGQGESDRGESDQGEGGDR
- a CDS encoding ABC transporter permease gives rise to the protein MTASRYVPPALRPLEAAKAIYRGPRSALAAMGHLITFLVKSIGAVPIAFTHYRKEVWRLLSDVAWGNGAIIVGGGTVGVMVILGVMGGATVGIEGYTALNLLGMGPVTGGLSAFATTREIAPLLAATAFTAQSGCRFTAQLGSMRISEEIDALESIAIRPLPYLVTTRMSAAVLAIVPLYAVSLAANYIACQLMFQLQSGQGSGTYTYYFNQFLVSGDMAFSFVKVIVFVLLTTFIQCYYGYFASGGPEGVGVAAGHAIRMAIIVIVFANLVMTLVFWGTSPGIKISG
- a CDS encoding MlaE family ABC transporter permease, yielding MTTDAVTSNDEGARARVGGTRKWFREHVLASFDTFGRQMGMFVEVFRVLIVDIVKRRFPFGEFIRQCAFMSSTSVFPTLLVAIPIGVIVSIQVSNIAGQIGATSFSGAATGLGVIRQGAPLVTSLLLAGAVGSAIAADLGSRTIRDEIDAMRVMGVNPIQRLISPRLLATMVVSFLLCGFVCFVGFITGYVFNVYFQGGTPGSYTGTFAAFASVSDLVFAIAKAVIFGAIVAVVACDRGLTTKGGPAGVANSVNAAVVNSVLLLFTVNVVLTQLFAMLFPAKVV